From one Cupriavidus basilensis genomic stretch:
- a CDS encoding VOC family protein: MLNSVDRILVAVRDLDQAEQNYREVLGAQYLDELASDHLNARGRSLVIGESTVELWTPRGAGVVSDHLDSFGEGLFFGGVSTASLAECQRFLAEQGIRFAEADGRLYLNAGGLYGMPLVVSEAAARVRANGPVSFLYELTMVLSTDWREVADCYARKLGLQRDKAVDITFARFGYEGTLLMFAPDRLDRIELAEAHDPAFAMGRFSGKRGDALYMCYIETHDLADVIRRLESRNAKWTRRTDTGKPEQDGLWIHPSALNGVLLGVSRTSLAWGWSGSPEKVEEISEVQS, from the coding sequence ATGTTGAACTCGGTTGACAGAATCCTCGTTGCGGTGCGCGACCTCGATCAAGCAGAGCAGAACTACAGGGAAGTACTTGGGGCGCAGTATCTTGATGAGCTTGCAAGCGACCATCTGAATGCCCGTGGCCGTAGCCTGGTAATCGGCGAAAGCACGGTCGAACTTTGGACCCCGCGGGGAGCAGGGGTCGTAAGTGATCATCTTGATAGCTTCGGGGAAGGCCTCTTCTTTGGAGGGGTCTCGACAGCTAGCCTGGCTGAATGCCAGAGGTTCCTTGCCGAGCAAGGTATCCGATTTGCTGAAGCCGACGGCCGTCTCTATTTGAACGCGGGCGGCCTCTATGGCATGCCACTCGTTGTCAGCGAAGCGGCAGCGCGGGTTCGAGCGAATGGTCCTGTGTCGTTTCTGTACGAGCTCACCATGGTTCTCAGCACCGACTGGCGAGAAGTCGCGGATTGCTACGCGCGAAAACTGGGCCTGCAGCGCGACAAGGCAGTAGACATCACGTTCGCGCGATTTGGCTATGAAGGCACGCTGCTGATGTTCGCGCCGGATCGTCTCGATCGCATCGAATTGGCTGAAGCGCATGATCCCGCCTTTGCCATGGGCAGGTTTTCGGGCAAGCGAGGTGACGCACTTTACATGTGCTACATCGAAACGCATGATTTGGCGGACGTAATCAGGCGACTCGAATCGCGCAACGCAAAGTGGACCCGAAGGACCGACACGGGCAAGCCCGAGCAGGACGGCCTCTGGATCCATCCGAGCGCGCTGAATGGCGTCCTACTTGGTGTATCCCGAACCTCGTTGGCGTGGGGATGGTCCGGTAGCCCCGAGAAAGTCGAAGAGATTTCAGAGGTGCAGTCGTGA
- a CDS encoding CaiB/BaiF CoA transferase family protein gives MQKQALGNIRVLDMTRVLAGPWCTQMLGDMGADVIKIEHPSRGDDTRQWGPPYAMTSEAEVLEDSTYFASANRNKRSVGVDIANPDGADLIRKLVLECDIFVENFKVGDLARRGLDYDSLKKINPRLIYCSITGYGQSGPYADRPGYDFVFQGESGLMSITGERDDEPGGGPQKVGIAIADLTTGLYATVAILAALNHRNVTGEGQHIDLALLDCLVGLSSNQGLSCLINGAEPHRWGNAHPSLVPYQVFDTADGKVVVAVGNDSQWQRFCQAIDAKELARDSTFYSASGRIRNREALIAQVSSVLAARQTEHWLAAFSAADIPHGRINTYKEAFAHPQVIHRQMTIDVPVDKGIGSVRGIANPIKFSKTPVHYVRAPAKLGQHTEDVLSDLLELSADHIAGLEERGVISCQTSKKTLQEQS, from the coding sequence ATGCAGAAACAAGCTCTAGGGAACATTCGCGTATTGGATATGACGCGAGTGCTCGCAGGGCCATGGTGTACCCAGATGCTGGGCGACATGGGAGCCGATGTCATCAAGATTGAGCACCCATCGCGAGGGGATGATACGCGGCAGTGGGGGCCGCCGTATGCGATGACGAGTGAAGCGGAAGTGCTTGAGGATTCCACCTACTTCGCTTCCGCAAATCGGAACAAACGATCGGTTGGCGTGGACATCGCCAACCCAGACGGTGCGGATCTGATCCGTAAGCTCGTTCTTGAGTGCGACATCTTTGTAGAGAACTTTAAGGTTGGTGATCTGGCTCGTCGAGGGCTTGACTACGACAGTCTGAAAAAGATCAATCCGCGCCTGATCTATTGCTCTATCACCGGGTACGGCCAATCCGGGCCGTACGCTGACCGCCCCGGCTACGACTTCGTTTTCCAGGGGGAAAGCGGGCTGATGAGCATAACGGGCGAGCGTGATGACGAGCCTGGTGGTGGGCCACAGAAGGTCGGGATCGCCATTGCTGATCTGACGACGGGACTGTATGCGACGGTCGCGATCCTCGCCGCGTTGAACCACAGGAATGTCACGGGAGAAGGTCAGCACATCGATTTGGCACTGCTCGATTGTCTGGTTGGCTTGTCGTCGAATCAGGGATTGTCGTGCCTGATCAATGGCGCCGAACCGCACCGGTGGGGGAACGCGCATCCGTCTCTCGTACCGTATCAAGTCTTTGATACGGCAGACGGTAAGGTGGTAGTTGCTGTGGGGAACGATTCCCAGTGGCAACGCTTTTGCCAAGCGATCGACGCCAAAGAACTGGCCCGGGATTCGACGTTCTATTCCGCATCCGGACGCATTCGGAATCGAGAGGCGCTAATTGCGCAGGTGTCGTCGGTTCTTGCGGCGCGCCAAACCGAGCATTGGCTTGCCGCGTTCTCCGCAGCGGATATCCCGCACGGTCGTATCAATACCTACAAGGAAGCCTTTGCTCACCCACAGGTCATCCACCGTCAGATGACGATCGACGTGCCGGTTGACAAAGGTATCGGCTCGGTACGGGGCATCGCCAATCCCATCAAATTCAGTAAAACGCCGGTGCACTACGTTCGGGCGCCCGCGAAACTCGGTCAGCACACAGAAGACGTGCTTTCCGACTTGCTAGAACTTTCCGCGGACCACATCGCCGGTCTCGAAGAACGTGGGGTGATTAGTTGCCAAACGTCAAAAAAGACACTTCAGGAGCAATCATGA
- a CDS encoding aldehyde dehydrogenase family protein: MPEIFDQQYIGGSWRRASGTQLIDVEDPNTGLVSAQILPGTEEDVGLALGAAQNALASWSATSVSDKCAILNRLKDQLTNRQESLADAIAAEVGTPLKISRIVQVDSPIRNIGNFVKLAEGFPWQSRTGPSVIVREPFGVVACITPWNFPLHQIILKVVPALLAGNTVVLKPSELTPRTTRLICDAINDAGFPSGVVNVVNGLGAVVGAALARADGVDMVSFTGSTEAGRAVSCLAASTIKKVTLELGGKSPSLVLPGADLTVAVKGTLASCFLNNGQTCSALTRLIVHSRDVSAVEALVKQELAKFSVGSSLVEGHRIGPLISGKQRDRVQELAEKGVAEGATLIASGQDVPPAGFFVSPKVFLTDQHNYLAKEEVFGPVLCVIPYDEIDDGIRIANATVYGLAAAVWGDPDLALDAAKKIRAGQVDINGARFNPVAPFGGFKQSGVGREAGHVGLDEFLEYKSIQMNEG; the protein is encoded by the coding sequence ATGCCGGAGATCTTCGATCAGCAATACATCGGGGGATCGTGGCGCCGTGCTTCTGGCACACAGCTCATCGACGTAGAGGACCCGAATACTGGCCTGGTATCGGCCCAAATTCTTCCAGGTACCGAGGAGGACGTCGGTCTCGCCTTGGGTGCCGCGCAGAACGCATTGGCCAGCTGGTCCGCAACATCCGTGTCGGACAAATGCGCAATTCTTAATCGCCTAAAAGACCAACTCACAAATCGGCAGGAGTCGTTGGCCGATGCTATCGCGGCTGAGGTTGGCACGCCCTTGAAGATCTCACGCATCGTTCAAGTCGACTCGCCCATTCGGAACATTGGGAACTTCGTAAAGCTGGCGGAAGGATTTCCATGGCAATCGCGAACGGGCCCATCTGTCATCGTCCGGGAGCCATTCGGCGTCGTGGCATGTATCACGCCATGGAATTTCCCGCTTCATCAGATCATTCTGAAGGTGGTGCCCGCGCTTCTGGCCGGGAACACAGTCGTGCTCAAACCAAGTGAATTGACGCCCCGAACAACGCGCCTTATCTGCGATGCCATCAATGACGCAGGCTTTCCTTCGGGCGTGGTGAACGTTGTGAACGGCTTGGGTGCGGTAGTGGGCGCAGCGTTGGCGCGAGCTGACGGCGTGGACATGGTTAGCTTCACAGGATCCACGGAAGCGGGTCGTGCAGTGTCTTGCTTGGCCGCGTCGACCATTAAGAAGGTGACGCTGGAATTGGGCGGCAAGTCGCCTTCCTTGGTATTGCCGGGTGCGGACCTGACTGTGGCCGTCAAGGGAACGCTCGCTTCCTGCTTCCTCAACAACGGTCAGACTTGCAGCGCGCTGACCAGGTTGATTGTTCACTCGCGTGATGTGTCGGCCGTCGAAGCCCTGGTGAAGCAAGAACTCGCCAAGTTCTCTGTCGGATCCAGCCTCGTCGAAGGCCATCGGATCGGCCCGCTCATTTCTGGCAAGCAGCGTGACCGCGTGCAGGAACTAGCGGAAAAAGGGGTAGCGGAGGGCGCCACGCTCATCGCGTCAGGCCAGGATGTTCCGCCTGCAGGATTCTTCGTCAGCCCGAAGGTGTTTCTCACAGATCAACATAACTATCTGGCCAAGGAAGAGGTGTTTGGCCCCGTGCTCTGCGTGATTCCCTACGACGAAATCGACGACGGCATCCGCATCGCCAACGCAACGGTGTATGGCCTGGCGGCGGCCGTTTGGGGCGATCCTGACCTCGCACTCGACGCCGCTAAGAAGATTCGTGCAGGACAGGTCGATATTAACGGCGCCCGATTCAACCCCGTAGCGCCCTTCGGCGGCTTCAAACAAAGCGGTGTTGGCCGGGAGGCGGGTCACGTCGGTTTGGATGAGTTCCTCGAGTACAAATCTATCCAAATGAACGAGGGATGA